A genome region from Mugil cephalus isolate CIBA_MC_2020 chromosome 13, CIBA_Mcephalus_1.1, whole genome shotgun sequence includes the following:
- the hcar1-3 gene encoding hydroxycarboxylic acid receptor 3: MVNKSATSIHCLSTDHDANADMFLQILMIIEMIMGLPGSVLALWIFCFRIRVWKPHIIFLFNLVLADFLLLVSVPFRIDVHHRQEGWVLGPTWCSINLFMLNVNRTASIAFMTVVALDRYFKVVHPLRSISKMSSAQALWLTGLIWIAVFVLGTPLLATNLLHEHGNANRCRSFDSYEVTPLPIKIYYVSYIVEFFLPWLLLLFCSAQIIFHLHRRKVNNKKWVRCAVRAVVVISVVFTLCFMPSVITGLLGSYIKVARPNDCKTYIRVTRFFKICIGFTYLNSALDPIIYVFSSSVFRATLRNVISFKKKETRPASSTY; encoded by the coding sequence ATGGTGAATAAAAGTGCCACCTCAATCCACTGCCTTTCTACCGACCATGACGCTAACGCAGATATGTTCCTGCAGATCCTCATGATCATCGAGATGATCATGGGCCTGCCAGGAAGCGTGCTAGCCTTGTGGATTTTCTGTTTTCGCATTAGGGTCTGGAAGCCGCACATTATCTTCCTCTTCAACCTGGTTTTAGCTGACTTCCTGCTCCTCGTCAGCGTGCCCTTTCGCATCGACGTCCACCACCGACAGGAGGGCTGGGTCCTGGGGCCGACGTGGTGCAGCATCAACCTCTTTATGCTCAACGTCAATCGCACTGCCAGCATCGCGTTCATGACGGTCGTTGCACTGGACCGCTACTTTAAGGTCGTCCACCCGCTTCGCAGCATCAGCAAAATGAGCTCAGCTCAGGCTCTGTGGCTCACGGGGCTCATATGGATTGCTGTGTTTGTCCTCGGGACTCCGCTGCTGGCCACCAACCTACTCCACGAGCACGGCAACGCCAACCGCTGTCGCAGCTTCGACTCATACGAAGTGACCCCTCTGCCTATAAAGATATATTACGTGTCCTACATTGTAGAGTTCTTCCTGCCCTGGCTCTTGTTGCTCTTCTGCTCTGCCCAGATCATCTTCCACCTGCACCGACGGAAAGTGAACAACAAGAAGTGGGTGCGTTGTGCCGTCAGAGCAGTGGTGGTGATCAGCGTAGTGTTCACTTTATGCTTCATGCCGAGCGTCATCACAGGCCTGTTGGGGTCCTACATCAAAGTAGCAAGACCGAATGACTGCAAAACCTACATCCGGGTCACGCGGTTCTTTAAGATCTGCATCGGCTTCACCTACCTCAACAGCGCCTTGGATCCCATCATCTACGTGTTCTCCAGCTCCGTGTTTCGAGCCACCTTGAGGAACGTCatcagttttaaaaagaaagagacgagGCCGGCCAGCTCCACCTACTAA